One Sodalinema gerasimenkoae IPPAS B-353 DNA segment encodes these proteins:
- a CDS encoding DUF2256 domain-containing protein translates to MGRKHTKSNLPQKVCPVCGRPFEWRKKWANCWDEVKYCSERCRRRR, encoded by the coding sequence ATGGGACGAAAACACACAAAGTCCAACTTACCGCAAAAGGTCTGTCCTGTTTGTGGTCGTCCCTTTGAGTGGCGCAAGAAATGGGCCAATTGCTGGGATGAGGTGAAATACTGTTCTGAACGCTGTCGGCGACGCCGCTAG
- a CDS encoding DUF3326 domain-containing protein codes for MYTAVLIIPTGIGARIGGYAGDGIPVVRALSGVCDRLITHPNVLNAAQLYWSDPNIFYVEGLGLDRFAAGRWGLRPVVQNRVGLLLDAGIEPELRLRHLQAADAMRGSLGLGLTEYVVTDAPLGVQLRTAASGASWGTLDNPGSLLRGAKRLIEEAGAEAIAVVARFPEESPEQLQDYRSGSGVDAIAGAEAVISHLIVREFGIPAAHAPALSPLPPEPNLSPRAAAEELGYTFLPCVLMGLSRAPQFVPAEDCRPQDLRSPDVDVVIVPEGACGGSAILSWSQGATQIITVAENSTQMRCPAASLGIEALSVRSYLEAIGAIAAHRSGVHPPSLQPQIAPLTHL; via the coding sequence ATGTATACGGCTGTTCTGATTATCCCTACTGGTATTGGCGCTAGGATTGGGGGCTATGCGGGGGATGGAATTCCGGTGGTTCGGGCCCTGTCTGGGGTCTGCGATCGCCTCATCACCCATCCCAATGTCCTCAATGCGGCCCAACTCTATTGGTCTGACCCCAATATCTTCTATGTGGAAGGGTTGGGGTTAGATCGCTTTGCGGCGGGACGCTGGGGCTTGCGGCCGGTGGTGCAAAATCGGGTGGGCCTACTCCTCGATGCGGGGATTGAACCGGAGTTGCGCTTACGTCATCTGCAAGCGGCGGATGCGATGCGGGGGAGTTTGGGACTCGGGTTAACGGAGTATGTGGTCACGGATGCGCCTCTGGGGGTGCAGTTGCGAACAGCCGCCTCGGGGGCCAGTTGGGGAACTTTGGACAATCCAGGGAGCCTGCTACGGGGCGCTAAACGGCTGATTGAGGAGGCGGGGGCGGAGGCGATCGCCGTGGTGGCCCGGTTTCCCGAGGAGTCCCCGGAACAGCTACAAGACTATCGTAGTGGCTCTGGGGTGGATGCGATCGCCGGCGCGGAAGCGGTCATCAGTCATCTCATTGTCCGTGAGTTCGGCATCCCAGCGGCCCACGCCCCGGCCCTGTCGCCTCTCCCCCCGGAACCCAACCTGTCCCCTCGGGCCGCTGCTGAGGAGTTAGGCTATACCTTCCTTCCTTGCGTTTTAATGGGCCTCAGTCGCGCCCCCCAATTCGTCCCAGCGGAAGACTGTCGCCCCCAGGATCTGCGATCGCCCGATGTGGATGTGGTGATTGTCCCTGAAGGCGCCTGTGGCGGCAGTGCTATCCTAAGTTGGAGTCAGGGCGCAACCCAAATCATTACCGTCGCCGAGAACTCAACCCAGATGCGTTGTCCCGCCGCCAGTTTAGGGATTGAGGCCCTATCCGTGCGATCGTATCTCGAAGCCATCGGGGCGATCGCCGCCCACCGCAGTGGCGTCCATCCTCCGTCCCTACAGCCCCAGATTGCGCCCCTAACGCATCTGTAA
- a CDS encoding DnaJ domain-containing protein, protein MSFSFDFNRGLFTLDFTDHHAILGVTLDAEAKAIRKRYLKIARCLHPDVCQADNRELAQSVLSKLVNPAYGKFSNEREASDYAILLRMLAKRLQQEYSSIELQSAIAKSLVEANNYEALYQKAVSELAQQQYQDLNRMDHYVGELSELNLVYLYRREQQNKGWAQASKGPSPSPTAATPPPARASTNTFVEQYLQRARSLMEQKNFAHARKELQDALKLEPENSRCHGLMAMVYLKQQEVQPSKVNLTMANSHTTKALKLDPKEPLALEARKTLTRMMARPTPTQTKPKTKPPKKSDKTKKSDKGGGGLFGLFGNKKK, encoded by the coding sequence ATGTCGTTCTCTTTCGACTTTAACCGGGGCTTATTTACCCTCGACTTCACCGATCATCATGCCATTCTTGGGGTGACCTTAGATGCCGAGGCTAAAGCCATTCGCAAACGCTATCTCAAAATTGCCCGCTGCTTACATCCCGATGTCTGTCAGGCGGACAACCGAGAGTTGGCCCAATCGGTTCTTTCCAAACTGGTCAATCCCGCCTATGGCAAGTTCTCCAACGAGCGGGAAGCGTCAGACTATGCCATCTTGCTACGGATGCTGGCCAAACGCCTACAACAGGAATATAGCAGTATCGAACTCCAGTCGGCGATCGCCAAAAGTTTGGTTGAGGCCAATAACTATGAGGCCCTCTACCAGAAAGCTGTTAGCGAACTGGCCCAACAGCAATATCAGGATCTCAACCGCATGGACCATTATGTGGGCGAACTGAGTGAGTTGAATTTGGTCTATCTCTACCGTCGGGAACAGCAAAACAAGGGCTGGGCCCAAGCCTCCAAAGGACCCTCTCCGAGTCCCACTGCTGCGACGCCACCGCCAGCCCGTGCGTCCACTAATACCTTTGTAGAACAGTATCTACAACGGGCGCGATCGCTCATGGAGCAGAAAAACTTTGCTCATGCTCGCAAGGAACTCCAGGATGCCCTTAAACTTGAACCGGAGAATAGCCGCTGTCATGGACTCATGGCCATGGTCTATCTCAAACAACAAGAGGTGCAACCGAGCAAAGTTAACCTAACGATGGCCAACTCCCACACCACTAAGGCCTTGAAACTCGATCCCAAAGAACCCCTGGCCCTAGAAGCCCGGAAAACCCTAACCCGGATGATGGCCCGGCCCACCCCGACTCAGACGAAACCCAAGACGAAACCCCCCAAAAAATCTGATAAAACTAAAAAGTCAGATAAAGGGGGCGGTGGACTCTTTGGCCTCTTTGGCAACAAGAAAAAGTAA
- a CDS encoding CPBP family intramembrane glutamic endopeptidase, producing MGVTAVVLMIVSKLWLRFGSVQLLPLSWNPEQAALGVALSLGITLASSLLYRVWGAYRESAQFYLNLAIAPLAWFDLVWLGLLPGMSEELLFRGVMLPAIGLNPLGLVLSSVLFGILHISGRHQWAYTTWATIVGLLLGLSAILTGNLLVPIIAHIITNWLSGFIWKWRYAHQET from the coding sequence ATGGGAGTCACCGCCGTCGTTCTGATGATTGTCTCCAAACTCTGGCTACGGTTTGGCAGCGTGCAACTCTTACCCCTATCTTGGAACCCAGAACAAGCGGCCTTAGGCGTCGCCTTAAGTCTAGGAATTACCCTCGCCAGTTCGCTTCTCTATCGCGTCTGGGGGGCCTATCGAGAAAGTGCCCAGTTCTATCTCAACTTAGCCATTGCCCCTCTGGCTTGGTTTGACTTAGTCTGGCTGGGCCTACTTCCAGGAATGAGTGAAGAACTGTTGTTTCGGGGGGTGATGTTACCGGCGATCGGCTTAAATCCTCTGGGCTTAGTACTCTCCAGTGTATTATTTGGCATTCTCCATATCAGTGGTCGTCATCAATGGGCCTACACCACTTGGGCCACCATTGTCGGTCTACTTCTTGGCTTAAGTGCCATTCTCACTGGAAATCTTCTGGTTCCCATCATTGCTCATATTATTACCAATTGGCTTTCAGGGTTTATTTGGAAATGGCGTTATGCTCATCAAGAAACTTGA
- a CDS encoding ATP phosphoribosyltransferase regulatory subunit has translation MTVHQPPAGARDLLPLDVTQKQWIERRLQDAFRRWGYHRIITSTLERLDTLMAGGAIDRSTVVQFQNNDDELLGLRPELTASIARAAVSRLSDSSFPQRLYYNANVFRRSGSQAYGRQQEFYQAGVELLGASGPVADAEVLLLLADSLDRLGVDDVQVVLGEAHLTRSLLDPFPEPSRTAVRTAIAALDYVGIETLDLSPELRDRALSLFNLRGTPDQVLAQLQQLQLPDTAQTALDNLTALLAILKTTQPGFYEQITLDLSLIETFNYYTGIVFEVVGHSRSDRQLLGKGGRYDELLELYHPQRQACSGIGFSLNLEDLHHLLLSGDQLPESTPSSDWLVVPRSPEAQAAAFAFAGQLRQKEDLIRVELSLDHCEDAEAVRKSARRRRIAQIAWVAADGTQETELVNSASQG, from the coding sequence ATGACGGTACACCAACCTCCCGCTGGGGCGCGGGATCTCCTGCCCCTCGATGTTACCCAGAAACAATGGATTGAGCGGCGTTTGCAAGATGCCTTCCGTCGCTGGGGCTATCACCGCATCATCACGTCAACCCTAGAACGCCTCGATACTCTCATGGCGGGAGGGGCAATTGACCGCAGTACTGTTGTCCAGTTTCAGAATAACGACGATGAACTCCTGGGACTGCGGCCAGAACTCACCGCTTCAATTGCTCGGGCCGCTGTCAGTCGTCTCTCGGACTCGAGTTTCCCACAACGACTCTACTACAACGCCAATGTCTTCCGTCGCAGTGGCAGTCAGGCTTATGGCCGCCAACAGGAGTTTTATCAAGCCGGTGTGGAACTATTGGGGGCCAGTGGGCCGGTGGCGGACGCGGAAGTGTTACTGTTGCTGGCGGATAGTTTAGACCGTTTGGGTGTTGATGATGTGCAAGTGGTGCTTGGAGAAGCCCACCTGACGCGATCGCTCCTCGACCCCTTCCCGGAACCCAGCCGCACCGCCGTTCGCACTGCGATCGCCGCTCTCGACTATGTGGGGATTGAAACTCTGGATTTGTCCCCGGAGTTGCGAGATCGCGCCCTGAGCCTCTTTAATCTACGGGGAACCCCTGATCAGGTGTTGGCACAATTACAACAGCTTCAACTCCCTGATACTGCCCAAACTGCCCTCGATAACCTCACGGCCCTGCTCGCGATTCTCAAAACCACTCAGCCGGGATTTTATGAGCAGATTACGTTGGATCTGAGCCTGATTGAAACCTTCAACTACTATACGGGGATTGTCTTTGAGGTCGTGGGCCATAGTCGCAGCGATCGCCAACTGCTCGGGAAAGGGGGCCGCTACGATGAACTGTTGGAACTGTATCATCCCCAACGTCAGGCCTGTTCCGGGATTGGCTTCTCCCTGAACCTAGAAGATTTACATCATCTGCTTCTCAGCGGCGACCAACTCCCTGAGAGTACCCCATCTAGTGATTGGCTGGTGGTGCCTCGTTCTCCTGAGGCCCAGGCGGCAGCCTTTGCCTTCGCCGGACAGTTACGACAAAAAGAGGACTTAATTCGGGTTGAACTCTCTCTGGACCATTGCGAGGATGCCGAGGCGGTGCGCAAGAGTGCCCGTCGCCGTCGTATTGCCCAAATTGCCTGGGTAGCGGCCGATGGAACTCAGGAAACGGAATTGGTCAATTCGGCCTCTCAGGGGTAA
- a CDS encoding inositol monophosphatase family protein yields the protein MNSVTPDKLKFFLDIATEAALQGGAVLQAYWGKLEGVEEKGRSGDLVTVADKESEAKVLEVLQRHSPDCGILAEESGVLGNAESPFRWAIDPLDGTTNYAHQYPVCSVSIGLLINGVPQVGVVYNPIREDLFQAATGVGATYNRQPMHVSETKTLDRSLLVTGFAYDRRERDDNNYAEFCYLTHLTQGVRRGGSASLDLADVACGRIDGYWERGLSPWDLAAGIVLVREAGGVVTAYDQSPLDLPSGRLLATNGHLQSALSDRLAEVQPLGELPGIGRLSERSPV from the coding sequence ATGAACTCCGTCACACCAGACAAACTAAAATTCTTTCTCGACATCGCTACCGAAGCCGCCCTCCAAGGTGGGGCGGTTCTACAAGCCTATTGGGGAAAACTCGAAGGCGTCGAAGAAAAAGGACGTTCTGGGGATTTAGTAACCGTCGCCGATAAAGAATCCGAAGCCAAAGTCCTAGAGGTCTTGCAACGTCATAGCCCCGATTGTGGTATCCTCGCCGAAGAGTCTGGCGTATTGGGCAATGCTGAGAGTCCCTTCCGTTGGGCTATTGACCCCCTCGACGGAACCACCAACTACGCTCACCAATATCCCGTCTGTTCCGTCTCCATTGGCCTCCTCATCAATGGAGTTCCCCAAGTGGGCGTGGTCTATAACCCCATCCGAGAAGACCTCTTCCAAGCCGCTACAGGAGTCGGGGCTACCTATAACCGCCAACCGATGCACGTCTCGGAGACGAAAACCCTCGATCGCAGCCTCTTGGTTACCGGATTCGCCTATGATCGACGAGAACGGGATGATAATAACTATGCAGAATTCTGCTATCTGACCCATCTCACCCAGGGCGTGCGCCGAGGCGGTTCAGCCTCATTAGACTTAGCCGATGTGGCCTGTGGCCGCATCGACGGCTATTGGGAACGAGGACTCTCTCCCTGGGATTTAGCCGCAGGAATTGTCTTAGTACGAGAAGCTGGGGGCGTTGTCACCGCCTATGACCAATCTCCCCTGGATTTACCCTCCGGGCGACTGTTGGCCACCAATGGCCATCTCCAGTCTGCCCTAAGCGATCGCCTCGCCGAAGTCCAACCCCTCGGAGAACTTCCTGGAATTGGCCGCCTCAGTGAGCGATCGCCCGTCTAA
- a CDS encoding DUF4149 domain-containing protein, translated as MTALSAWIRKTPSWQAIISLSLALWFGGSLMLDFVMMPGMYSLGMMSQPDFASMGYSTFERFNHLELLFGAIALTGVLVLNQQQHFFGPQTRKAIILSTLLLGIAIAYTYLFTPQMSALGMSLTPLEPLSEFSPLMETMQQGYWVLEVLKLASAWILLRLCHRQMQMS; from the coding sequence ATGACTGCACTCAGCGCCTGGATTCGTAAAACCCCCTCTTGGCAAGCCATCATTAGCTTGAGTCTGGCCCTGTGGTTTGGTGGAAGTCTGATGTTGGACTTTGTGATGATGCCCGGAATGTACAGCCTGGGCATGATGAGTCAACCGGATTTCGCCAGCATGGGTTACAGCACCTTTGAGCGGTTCAATCATCTCGAACTTTTGTTTGGGGCGATCGCACTCACGGGCGTGCTCGTTCTCAATCAACAGCAGCACTTTTTTGGGCCACAAACCCGCAAAGCTATCATTCTATCAACGCTGCTGTTGGGGATTGCGATCGCCTACACCTATCTCTTCACACCCCAGATGAGCGCTCTCGGGATGTCGTTAACCCCCCTTGAGCCTCTAAGCGAGTTTTCACCCCTCATGGAGACAATGCAGCAGGGCTATTGGGTTCTTGAAGTCCTCAAACTCGCTTCAGCCTGGATTCTTCTACGTCTTTGTCATCGCCAGATGCAGATGAGTTGA
- a CDS encoding serine hydrolase encodes MSNPPPRRSSRYESWSRRQWRTRLQAGTGSRSPRQAVNNKVTPISSRRRRREGAVNLPTPQRRRVRREPMLGSSVPFPSRRGTSSYLHRGVPGQIPLPPPTPRPGRPGSQSGRSGSGTTRKTGGQAQNRTGSAVGTPRRRRRRRLPVPAPLLPMLYGARLAIAGIGLSAVAGTLMALWTPVPSEGSVERQESLEMGTAESLQRPLGRELTDLTGQLQGLVAEYPELTPGLMVVDVTTGDYAQMGQDRPFAAASTIKIPILVAFLQAVDAGQVRLDERLRLEESHIAGGAGRLQDEVPGSEFSALEVATLMMVQSDNTATNLIIDRLGGLATLSSQFREWGMQETVLEDWLPDLQGTNQTTPRELAGLLAQIERGELLSMASRDRMLRIMMLTQNNGLLPQGVGEGGVIAHKTGNLRFVLADAGLVDVVNGRRYVLVALVERPEYEEEAADFIRELSARVYGYFGPSN; translated from the coding sequence ATGTCTAATCCGCCGCCCCGTCGTTCAAGTCGTTATGAAAGTTGGAGTCGCCGTCAATGGCGAACTCGGTTACAGGCTGGGACGGGGTCGCGTTCCCCTCGTCAGGCGGTTAATAATAAGGTAACGCCCATTTCCAGTCGGCGGCGACGACGGGAGGGAGCGGTGAATTTGCCCACTCCCCAACGGCGACGAGTGCGGCGAGAGCCGATGTTGGGGAGTTCAGTTCCGTTTCCCTCGCGTCGTGGGACCAGTTCTTATCTACATCGGGGAGTTCCGGGACAAATTCCCCTACCACCGCCAACACCTCGCCCAGGTCGTCCGGGGTCTCAGTCAGGGCGTTCTGGCAGTGGGACAACCCGTAAAACCGGCGGTCAGGCCCAAAATCGGACGGGTTCGGCTGTGGGAACGCCCCGTCGTCGCCGTCGCCGTCGTCTGCCGGTTCCGGCCCCCCTGTTGCCGATGCTCTATGGGGCGCGGTTGGCGATTGCGGGGATTGGCTTGAGTGCGGTGGCGGGGACGTTGATGGCCCTGTGGACTCCGGTTCCGTCGGAGGGGTCGGTAGAGCGGCAAGAGTCCCTGGAAATGGGGACGGCTGAGTCGTTGCAGCGGCCTTTGGGACGAGAGTTGACAGACTTGACGGGCCAGTTGCAGGGATTAGTGGCGGAGTATCCTGAGCTGACACCGGGGTTGATGGTGGTGGATGTGACGACAGGGGATTATGCCCAGATGGGTCAGGATAGACCCTTTGCGGCAGCGAGTACGATTAAGATTCCCATTTTGGTGGCGTTTTTGCAGGCGGTGGATGCGGGCCAGGTGCGCCTGGATGAGCGGTTACGGTTGGAGGAGTCCCATATTGCTGGGGGGGCCGGTCGTTTACAGGATGAAGTGCCGGGGTCGGAATTCTCAGCCTTGGAGGTGGCGACGTTGATGATGGTGCAGAGTGATAATACGGCCACGAATCTCATCATTGACCGTTTGGGGGGGTTGGCGACCTTGAGTAGCCAGTTCCGTGAATGGGGAATGCAGGAGACAGTCTTAGAGGATTGGCTGCCAGATTTGCAGGGGACGAATCAGACCACCCCTCGGGAGTTGGCGGGCCTGTTAGCCCAGATTGAACGGGGGGAGTTGTTGTCGATGGCCAGTCGCGACCGGATGTTACGGATTATGATGCTGACGCAGAATAATGGGTTATTGCCCCAGGGTGTGGGAGAGGGTGGGGTGATTGCCCATAAGACGGGGAATCTGCGGTTTGTGTTGGCGGATGCGGGATTGGTGGATGTGGTCAATGGTCGGCGGTATGTGCTGGTGGCGTTGGTGGAACGTCCGGAATATGAGGAGGAGGCGGCTGACTTTATCCGTGAGTTGTCGGCGCGAGTGTATGGGTATTTTGGCCCGTCCAACTAA
- a CDS encoding 2Fe-2S iron-sulfur cluster-binding protein yields MSNTYRVTLHHQGETYTIEVPESETILKVAHDQDIELPSSCYAGVCTTCAAKILEGEVSQEDGMGVSPELQAEGYALLCVSYPKSDLVIETEKENEVYQQQFGQS; encoded by the coding sequence ATGTCCAATACCTACCGCGTCACCCTACATCACCAAGGCGAAACCTACACCATCGAGGTTCCTGAGTCGGAAACTATCCTCAAGGTGGCCCATGACCAAGATATTGAGCTGCCCAGTTCCTGTTATGCGGGAGTTTGTACCACCTGTGCGGCTAAAATCCTGGAAGGGGAAGTCTCTCAAGAGGATGGTATGGGGGTTAGCCCGGAACTGCAAGCGGAAGGCTATGCCCTGCTCTGTGTCTCTTATCCTAAATCGGATTTGGTGATTGAGACGGAGAAGGAAAACGAGGTCTACCAACAGCAGTTTGGTCAAAGCTAA
- a CDS encoding phosphotransferase family protein, with protein MSNYAYSQSDDLISALPALEAKLMKKSCSKPRPFLDVEGAYWVAGDLKLIPKIMLGRIPTGSRKQQLLNILQYSLFRRPNYRKINSQAELIFVKSESHKMRVFYPDFILKVVREERDIKTPWFAKEIEGREAMRASLRGEIRIPKVVAAGKEKGLYYLLEERLNCHPINKENADERQKIQQELLPVLMDWYEPVRSDPMARIFGEQPEALVEEALTSSVLAEMEPETVQVFHDVAAQIDDYNLEVPVAMAHGDINLLNICVTTRGKLVLVDWEKWGKHPVMKELACLACSFGIGKTTHRRIRQAYNQRFADLGSSFDEQVLVYYFLKCSKKLVEASQIQDSQSSQNYPRSKTAKITRHQKYVLQKLKVCQKLFEEINQHHSSATHHQHELPLL; from the coding sequence ATGTCTAACTACGCCTATTCCCAGTCCGATGACTTAATTTCTGCTCTGCCAGCCCTTGAAGCAAAGCTAATGAAAAAGTCTTGTTCCAAACCTCGGCCATTTTTGGATGTTGAAGGTGCGTATTGGGTTGCTGGAGACCTTAAACTCATTCCTAAAATTATGCTAGGTCGAATTCCAACCGGGTCTCGGAAACAGCAGCTCTTAAACATCCTTCAATATTCTTTATTTCGACGTCCTAACTATAGGAAAATCAATAGCCAGGCTGAGCTGATTTTTGTTAAGTCTGAATCTCACAAAATGCGTGTCTTTTACCCGGACTTTATCTTGAAAGTTGTTCGAGAAGAACGTGACATTAAAACACCTTGGTTTGCTAAAGAAATTGAGGGTCGGGAAGCGATGCGAGCTTCACTGAGAGGGGAAATTCGTATTCCTAAAGTGGTTGCTGCCGGTAAAGAGAAGGGTCTCTACTACTTACTAGAAGAACGGCTAAACTGTCATCCTATTAATAAAGAAAATGCTGACGAGAGACAGAAAATCCAGCAGGAGTTGCTACCTGTGTTGATGGATTGGTATGAGCCGGTACGTTCAGACCCCATGGCTCGTATTTTCGGTGAGCAGCCCGAGGCTTTAGTTGAAGAGGCATTAACCTCCTCTGTACTCGCGGAGATGGAACCGGAGACGGTTCAGGTATTTCATGATGTTGCGGCGCAGATTGATGACTATAATCTAGAGGTTCCCGTGGCTATGGCTCATGGAGATATTAACCTCCTCAATATCTGTGTTACTACCAGAGGCAAACTGGTTTTAGTCGATTGGGAAAAATGGGGTAAACATCCGGTCATGAAGGAATTGGCCTGTTTAGCCTGTTCCTTCGGTATTGGTAAAACGACTCATCGCCGGATTCGTCAAGCCTATAATCAGCGTTTTGCGGATTTAGGCTCTAGTTTTGATGAGCAGGTCCTAGTCTATTACTTTCTTAAATGCAGCAAAAAACTGGTGGAAGCTTCACAGATTCAAGATAGTCAGTCTAGTCAGAACTATCCCAGAAGTAAAACTGCCAAGATAACCCGGCATCAAAAGTATGTTTTACAAAAGTTAAAGGTTTGCCAGAAGTTATTTGAGGAAATCAATCAACATCATAGCTCTGCTACTCATCACCAACATGAGCTTCCATTATTGTGA
- a CDS encoding IS4 family transposase produces the protein MPKKTYHKPGNPDFRRHRSVPGPVNRTIEQRLFEMLSPGTFASLKSVSNKGRRLRERTLTLPVMTAIVLSLVYRQMTGLSEVLRTLEQEGLFWVKAQRISKQALSQRLQSLPAHLFASLLEQVIERLNQSSAPGEVSPFWRPVRSKFPAIWLADGSTLEALKKKLHRHRGKKATSPLAGKMMMMVDAFNHRPQAAWYSPEAQSNDKLWTDSLLERLPKGGLMVFDLGFFKFPWFDAFSDSGKFFVTRLREKTAYKNLKVLGQNRYVRDELIDLGQYRSNPCHHPVRLVSVSWEGTIYRYLTNVTDPEVLSARYVSELYRQRWRIEEAFLVTKRLLGLAYLWVGGSNGIEIQIYATWIFYAVLTDVCSQVSEALHEPIDRISQEMVFRSLYFFSRAREQGRVEDDELIPFLVQYAQSFGLVKARRKRQRKKDAISRQVWSHPLT, from the coding sequence ATGCCTAAGAAGACCTATCACAAACCGGGAAACCCGGACTTCAGACGACATCGCTCAGTGCCCGGACCAGTGAATCGGACGATTGAGCAGCGCTTGTTCGAGATGTTAAGTCCGGGAACGTTTGCCTCCCTCAAAAGCGTAAGCAACAAAGGACGACGGTTACGAGAGCGAACTCTAACCCTGCCGGTGATGACAGCGATTGTCCTGAGCCTAGTTTACCGGCAAATGACAGGGCTAAGTGAAGTGCTGCGAACCCTAGAACAGGAGGGACTGTTTTGGGTGAAAGCTCAACGCATCAGTAAACAGGCTCTATCCCAAAGATTACAAAGCCTGCCGGCCCATCTGTTTGCCAGTTTGCTCGAGCAGGTCATTGAGCGCTTGAACCAATCCTCAGCGCCCGGGGAAGTCTCGCCATTCTGGAGACCGGTGCGGTCTAAGTTCCCAGCCATTTGGCTAGCTGACGGGTCAACCCTCGAAGCCTTAAAAAAGAAACTGCATCGTCATCGCGGCAAAAAAGCCACCTCCCCCTTGGCCGGCAAGATGATGATGATGGTCGATGCCTTCAACCATCGCCCCCAGGCGGCCTGGTACAGTCCTGAAGCCCAATCCAATGATAAGCTTTGGACTGACTCATTGCTCGAACGTCTGCCAAAGGGCGGTTTAATGGTGTTTGACCTGGGATTCTTTAAGTTTCCTTGGTTTGATGCCTTTAGCGATTCGGGCAAGTTCTTTGTGACTCGCTTGCGGGAGAAAACCGCTTACAAGAATCTCAAGGTACTCGGTCAAAACCGTTACGTTCGTGACGAACTGATAGATTTAGGGCAATACCGCTCTAATCCTTGTCACCATCCCGTGCGTCTGGTGTCCGTCTCTTGGGAGGGAACCATCTACCGCTATTTGACCAATGTCACTGACCCCGAGGTCTTGTCCGCCCGCTACGTTAGCGAGCTTTATCGCCAACGCTGGCGCATTGAGGAGGCCTTTCTCGTGACCAAACGCTTGTTAGGTTTGGCTTACCTCTGGGTCGGTGGCTCCAATGGCATTGAAATCCAGATTTATGCCACCTGGATTTTCTATGCGGTGCTTACCGACGTCTGTTCCCAGGTCTCTGAGGCTTTACATGAACCCATTGACCGCATTTCTCAGGAAATGGTTTTCCGCAGTCTTTACTTTTTCAGTCGCGCCCGGGAACAGGGCCGTGTTGAGGATGATGAACTCATTCCTTTTCTGGTTCAATATGCCCAGTCCTTCGGACTGGTTAAAGCTAGGCGTAAGCGCCAACGAAAGAAAGATGCTATCTCCCGTCAGGTCTGGTCTCACCCCTTAACTTGA